Proteins from a single region of Chengkuizengella sediminis:
- a CDS encoding HBL/NHE enterotoxin family protein: MNKFTKKGLCFVLAIVVGFGIISPNFSVSADELPPEEVISLAGLFKDLEDMATGFAVTEAYARTATVNTKIVFDKIKKISLNVGLVQPLETHLNDINTASKKWLDDIKPKMQQVNQNIISWTNTQTAFITPLRNALQNNDKDTFVLGLGLLQNEAESYQKDIDGLVATLISYRGTLEDIVGKLSADFNKIKKEVEGKDGSLAVFRSEIETLNLELKAINQQLTGLAFGAAGGITMGIVGAVISTAFPIAGGVMMLTGVITVGALSITMIVLSEKREDVLRKIANKTREINQTKFEYGVLSHINDDTAILRDNTKLAFDASENMKSQWTVMGTKIKNIIRKLNLDWDKNKVFLPAQLNSLEKEGAQLNKFAQGLQLEYQFKIEDLNKKTEG, translated from the coding sequence ATGAACAAGTTTACAAAAAAGGGGCTTTGTTTTGTACTAGCTATTGTAGTAGGTTTTGGTATTATTAGTCCAAATTTTAGTGTGTCTGCTGATGAATTACCTCCTGAAGAGGTTATAAGCCTTGCTGGATTATTTAAGGATTTAGAGGATATGGCAACTGGTTTTGCTGTAACAGAGGCGTATGCAAGGACTGCTACTGTAAATACGAAAATCGTGTTTGATAAAATTAAAAAGATTTCTCTTAATGTAGGATTAGTTCAACCCTTAGAGACTCATCTTAATGATATTAATACAGCTTCGAAAAAATGGCTAGATGATATAAAACCAAAAATGCAACAAGTAAATCAAAATATTATTAGTTGGACTAACACGCAGACAGCTTTTATTACTCCACTGAGAAATGCCTTACAAAATAACGATAAAGATACTTTTGTACTTGGACTCGGTCTTTTGCAAAATGAGGCAGAATCCTATCAGAAAGATATCGACGGCTTAGTAGCTACATTAATCTCCTACAGAGGGACACTTGAAGATATCGTAGGAAAACTATCAGCAGATTTTAATAAAATTAAAAAGGAAGTGGAAGGAAAAGATGGTAGTTTGGCAGTATTCAGAAGTGAAATAGAGACTTTAAACCTCGAACTTAAAGCAATAAATCAACAACTTACTGGTCTTGCCTTCGGAGCAGCTGGAGGAATAACTATGGGTATAGTAGGTGCGGTTATCTCGACTGCTTTCCCTATAGCTGGTGGAGTTATGATGTTAACAGGTGTAATTACAGTCGGGGCTCTGTCAATAACGATGATAGTTTTATCAGAAAAAAGAGAAGACGTTTTAAGAAAAATCGCCAATAAGACTAGAGAAATAAACCAAACAAAGTTTGAATACGGGGTTTTATCACACATTAACGACGACACAGCTATCCTACGAGACAATACAAAACTAGCATTTGATGCATCTGAAAACATGAAAAGCCAATGGACAGTTATGGGCACGAAAATAAAGAACATCATAAGAAAGCTGAATCTTGATTGGGATAAAAATAAAGTCTTTTTACCAGCTCAATTAAATAGTTTAGAAAAAGAAGGGGCTCAACTTAATAAGTTCGCACAAGGTCTGCAGTTAGAATATCAATTTAAAATAGAAGACCTTAATAAAAAGACAGAAGGGTAA
- a CDS encoding GNAT family N-acetyltransferase, which yields MIRTFRLEDVDYIINSHFRIYNREFNYDLSFRDFIGDSVKGFIKRANNKENIWILEIQGKQNGSIGIKEINDDTAQLGLFLVEPNVRGTGYGQQLVQTAIGFCKELSFKNIILWTNSELTSARRIYEGNGFELKETRIQTLSNKELTVILKQSCTEILY from the coding sequence ATGATACGAACGTTTAGATTAGAGGATGTAGATTACATTATTAATTCACATTTTAGGATCTACAATAGGGAGTTCAATTATGATTTATCTTTCCGAGACTTTATTGGAGATAGTGTAAAGGGGTTTATAAAAAGGGCTAATAATAAAGAAAACATTTGGATTTTAGAAATCCAAGGAAAACAAAATGGCTCTATAGGTATTAAGGAAATTAATGATGACACTGCTCAGTTGGGTTTATTTCTTGTTGAACCCAATGTAAGAGGTACTGGTTATGGACAACAGTTGGTACAAACAGCTATTGGTTTTTGTAAGGAATTAAGTTTCAAAAATATCATCCTCTGGACAAATAGTGAACTCACATCAGCAAGAAGAATCTATGAGGGAAATGGATTTGAATTAAAGGAAACTAGAATTCAAACGCTGTCTAACAAAGAACTTACTGTGATTTTAAAACAAAGTTGCACCGAAATATTATATTGA
- a CDS encoding peptidylprolyl isomerase has product MRKLLILSFISVLLLSACTNTNSDDSEVIAETKFGIVTKEEMYNIMKEHYGEKILSDVLYGKILSQDYSVTEQELQKAFDDLKVQLGLSYQLVLKQMGLQNDEQIKEMLRIQLLQQKAILENIEVQEEEIRAYYDNLVPEVKLSQIVVKDEETAKDMKQKLGEGAHFEQLAKEYSTDSESASEGGNIGWHALELGTELEKKLSSLDIEEVSSPIKEGNEHFIIKITDRQAMKSFEEMRDEIEEELKLSKVKSEDIVAVLQEKIDNADIKIKDNDYKDVFSDLDDTIIK; this is encoded by the coding sequence ATGAGGAAACTACTTATATTATCATTCATTAGTGTGTTGCTCTTAAGTGCTTGTACAAACACAAATTCAGATGATTCAGAAGTGATAGCGGAGACGAAATTTGGAATTGTAACCAAAGAAGAAATGTATAACATTATGAAAGAACATTATGGCGAAAAAATATTATCAGATGTATTATACGGCAAAATTCTCTCGCAAGATTATTCGGTCACAGAACAAGAGTTACAAAAAGCTTTTGATGATTTAAAAGTACAACTAGGATTATCCTATCAACTCGTGTTGAAACAGATGGGTTTGCAAAATGATGAGCAAATCAAGGAGATGTTAAGAATACAACTATTACAGCAAAAAGCTATATTAGAAAATATAGAAGTACAAGAAGAAGAAATAAGAGCGTATTATGACAATCTTGTCCCTGAAGTAAAGTTAAGTCAAATTGTTGTGAAAGATGAAGAAACAGCAAAGGATATGAAACAAAAACTAGGGGAAGGTGCTCATTTTGAACAATTAGCAAAGGAATATTCTACCGACTCTGAATCGGCATCTGAGGGTGGTAATATTGGATGGCATGCTCTTGAATTGGGAACTGAATTAGAAAAAAAACTTTCTTCTCTTGATATCGAAGAGGTAAGTTCTCCTATAAAAGAAGGCAATGAGCACTTCATTATAAAAATTACAGATCGACAAGCGATGAAGTCGTTTGAAGAAATGAGGGATGAAATAGAAGAAGAACTAAAGCTTTCTAAAGTGAAATCAGAAGATATTGTTGCAGTTTTACAAGAAAAAATTGATAATGCGGATATCAAAATTAAAGACAATGATTATAAAGATGTTTTTTCAGATTTAGACGATACGATTATAAAGTAG
- a CDS encoding alpha/beta fold hydrolase, with protein MINKTDFPKATLISVNGVELEVFEAGQQNVGKPIVLCHGWPEHAFSWRHQVPVLVDAGYHVIVPNQRGYGNSSSPTEVTDYDIEHLSGDLIALLDHYGYEDAIFVGHDWGATVVWGLTLLHPNRVNKVINLSVPYLDRGEKPWLEFIEDMFGADHYFVHFNRKPGVADAVFEENTSQFLRNMYRKNEPFREPQPGMALINLAKEETPFGEPIMSDSELAVFVSAFESAGFTGSINWYRNLDRNWHLLADVNPIIQQPTLMIYGDRDGVAKSEKLTEFVPNVEVVNLDCGHWIQQEKPVETNQAILKWLEQWEM; from the coding sequence ATGATTAATAAAACTGATTTTCCCAAGGCTACCCTTATTTCAGTCAACGGTGTGGAACTCGAAGTCTTTGAAGCAGGCCAACAAAATGTAGGAAAACCTATTGTACTCTGTCACGGTTGGCCAGAACATGCCTTTTCTTGGCGCCATCAGGTGCCTGTCCTTGTCGACGCAGGCTACCATGTCATCGTCCCAAACCAACGGGGTTATGGCAACTCATCCAGTCCGACTGAAGTAACCGATTATGACATTGAACACTTGTCGGGTGATCTCATCGCACTTCTCGATCACTACGGATACGAAGATGCTATCTTTGTCGGTCATGATTGGGGTGCAACTGTCGTTTGGGGACTGACCTTATTGCATCCAAACCGTGTAAATAAAGTGATAAACCTGAGCGTGCCTTACCTCGATCGAGGAGAAAAACCCTGGCTCGAGTTCATAGAAGATATGTTTGGCGCTGACCACTATTTTGTCCACTTCAATCGAAAGCCAGGCGTCGCAGACGCTGTATTCGAAGAAAATACATCCCAGTTTCTTCGCAACATGTACCGAAAGAATGAGCCATTCAGAGAGCCTCAGCCGGGTATGGCGTTGATCAATCTCGCCAAAGAAGAAACACCATTCGGTGAACCCATAATGAGTGACAGCGAACTGGCTGTTTTTGTCTCTGCCTTCGAATCAGCAGGGTTCACGGGGAGTATAAATTGGTACAGAAACCTTGATCGCAACTGGCACTTATTGGCGGACGTGAACCCTATCATCCAACAGCCTACACTCATGATCTATGGCGACCGGGATGGGGTCGCGAAGTCTGAAAAACTAACAGAGTTCGTGCCCAATGTTGAAGTGGTAAATCTAGATTGCGGTCATTGGATCCAGCAAGAAAAGCCAGTAGAAACAAACCAAGCGATTTTAAAATGGTTGGAACAATGGGAGATGTAA
- a CDS encoding phosphotransferase has product MDSKEELIGGRIGKIHKIGETVVRPSNKWTKDIHCFLQFLHEEGVDIVPKPFGINEKKEEILSFIPGDVFNYPLPEKLLIDSMIVSSSKLLLKFHKYSERYVSRLTNYEQWMLPVSYPIEVMCHGDFAPYNVTIVNNEAAGIIDFDTLHPGPKMWDISYAIYRWVPFDSHGNLKEQIRKAKLFLDTYGVDSESKTSFISILIARLNSLTDFMRSEASNGNKDFQLHIEEGHIQLYLDDIEYLKGNEEEITLGIK; this is encoded by the coding sequence ATGGACAGTAAAGAAGAACTTATAGGTGGTAGAATCGGGAAAATTCATAAAATAGGAGAGACAGTTGTTCGACCATCCAATAAATGGACAAAGGATATACATTGTTTTTTACAATTTCTTCATGAAGAGGGTGTTGATATTGTTCCAAAACCATTTGGTATAAATGAAAAAAAAGAGGAAATTCTTTCTTTTATACCCGGTGATGTTTTTAATTACCCTTTACCTGAAAAGCTTTTAATCGATTCTATGATAGTTTCCTCTTCGAAATTATTGTTAAAGTTTCATAAGTATAGTGAAAGATATGTATCAAGACTTACTAATTATGAGCAGTGGATGTTACCTGTATCTTATCCTATTGAAGTTATGTGTCATGGAGATTTTGCACCTTATAACGTAACTATTGTAAACAATGAAGCTGCTGGTATAATCGATTTCGATACTCTCCACCCAGGACCTAAAATGTGGGATATCTCATATGCCATTTACCGGTGGGTGCCGTTTGATTCCCATGGTAACCTAAAGGAACAAATAAGAAAGGCGAAACTGTTTCTGGATACTTATGGAGTAGACTCTGAAAGTAAAACCTCTTTTATTAGTATATTAATAGCGCGGTTAAATAGCCTAACAGATTTTATGCGTTCTGAAGCAAGTAATGGGAACAAAGATTTTCAATTACATATAGAAGAAGGACATATTCAACTATATCTGGATGATATTGAATACTTAAAAGGAAATGAGGAGGAAATAACTCTTGGTATCAAATAA
- a CDS encoding DUF4085 family protein: protein MWNLSKKVKDRFLKSNLLPIQECDQDWEIALEEAKKEGENLTERLKAELEEVKDELLHVLPSRFIPYIENSTLNQPTLPKQVREDYLQWIRERHKEFEQILDAAYEQTKWGVTYLPTTVQEVFAESLHDSTIQRIERQNNTLHLYINTEGGFSSKSFVHFIFRNIISEETDEPIQVGQWLVYKELKKIDDGFSFRVLFECPDAEWTITMKEMDAQYYYRPIFYVTLRDENKIEETSFAEYVAQLNPAYHYWLITPDVKCYIKSFSRDIILGNGKIEFIQNKMVVTVGNQCFTYELNKYNPIEFIYTNVYEDPYAYFSKPVPTEQLEEAALSNEIKLKVRAWNTMHANPEELADIINHVLGKMKITEENEMMVSVFANHFYKAGILSKAVIEKYRTVID from the coding sequence ATGTGGAATTTATCAAAAAAGGTTAAAGATAGATTTTTAAAATCTAATCTACTACCAATTCAGGAATGTGACCAGGATTGGGAAATTGCACTTGAAGAAGCAAAAAAAGAAGGTGAGAATCTCACTGAGCGTTTAAAAGCAGAACTTGAAGAAGTAAAAGACGAATTGCTACACGTCTTGCCTAGCCGTTTCATTCCATATATAGAAAATAGTACATTAAATCAACCGACATTACCTAAACAAGTACGTGAAGATTATTTACAATGGATCCGAGAAAGGCACAAGGAATTTGAACAAATTTTGGATGCTGCATATGAACAGACAAAGTGGGGGGTTACATATTTACCAACTACAGTTCAAGAGGTCTTTGCAGAAAGTTTGCATGATTCAACTATACAAAGAATCGAACGACAGAATAATACACTCCATCTATACATTAATACAGAAGGTGGATTTTCATCCAAATCATTTGTGCATTTCATTTTTCGAAATATCATTTCTGAAGAAACAGATGAACCAATTCAAGTTGGACAATGGTTAGTTTACAAAGAGCTGAAAAAAATAGATGATGGATTTTCTTTCCGCGTGTTGTTTGAATGTCCTGATGCTGAGTGGACAATTACAATGAAGGAAATGGATGCTCAGTATTATTATCGTCCTATTTTTTATGTAACCTTGAGAGATGAGAATAAAATTGAAGAGACATCATTTGCAGAATATGTCGCACAGTTAAATCCAGCATATCACTATTGGTTGATTACACCAGATGTGAAGTGTTATATTAAATCCTTTTCGAGAGATATAATATTAGGAAACGGAAAGATTGAATTTATACAGAATAAAATGGTTGTTACAGTTGGGAATCAATGCTTTACATATGAGTTAAATAAGTACAATCCGATAGAGTTCATTTACACAAACGTATATGAAGATCCGTATGCATATTTTAGTAAACCTGTGCCAACAGAGCAACTCGAAGAAGCAGCATTAAGTAATGAAATAAAATTGAAAGTTCGTGCATGGAATACTATGCACGCAAATCCTGAAGAACTTGCAGATATTATCAATCATGTACTAGGGAAAATGAAGATTACGGAAGAAAATGAAATGATGGTAAGTGTTTTTGCGAATCATTTTTATAAGGCAGGGATTTTGTCAAAAGCGGTTATTGAAAAGTATCGTACAGTAATTGATTAA
- a CDS encoding YafY family protein — translation MCQTYIKEMNMKIDRMLTIIVILLNRSRISAKELAEKFEVSVRTIYRDIEAINMAGIPIISYPGNNGGFGIRENYKLNHQLLTLNNLCSILSALKGVNSIFEDVELESSIEKLRNIIPQDKTHHLDLHMEQIIIGMQPWAYTSKQKELVKNIRNAITQSQLITIIYRNYANETSTRQIEPMSLIFKGYTWYLFGYCHLKTNFRLFRISRIIDLQVEDVLFKRREKSYQEIEEASKKQVSLTSITLKFVPQVRSRVEDIFDKENIEILNTGELIVTAQFPEKEWYFALIFSFGEHVEVLGPERVRQAVASRIKSMHEKYQ, via the coding sequence ATATGCCAAACATATATTAAGGAGATGAATATGAAAATAGACCGTATGCTGACAATCATTGTTATATTACTTAATAGAAGTCGAATATCGGCAAAAGAACTTGCGGAAAAGTTTGAAGTTTCAGTTCGAACGATATACAGAGACATTGAAGCTATTAATATGGCTGGTATTCCAATAATATCATACCCTGGGAATAATGGCGGTTTTGGTATTAGGGAGAATTATAAATTAAACCATCAGTTGCTGACACTAAACAATTTGTGTTCCATACTTTCAGCACTTAAAGGTGTTAACTCAATATTTGAGGATGTTGAGCTTGAATCATCCATAGAAAAACTGCGAAATATTATTCCACAGGATAAAACTCATCATCTTGACCTGCATATGGAGCAAATCATAATTGGTATGCAGCCCTGGGCATACACCTCAAAACAAAAAGAGCTGGTCAAAAACATCCGGAATGCTATCACTCAATCACAATTGATTACAATTATATATAGAAACTATGCAAACGAAACAAGTACAAGGCAGATAGAACCGATGTCATTAATCTTTAAAGGTTATACATGGTACCTGTTTGGCTATTGTCACTTAAAAACAAATTTCAGGTTATTCAGGATTTCACGCATTATTGACTTGCAGGTTGAAGATGTACTATTCAAGCGTAGGGAAAAGTCATATCAAGAAATTGAAGAGGCATCAAAAAAGCAGGTCTCTTTAACCAGCATTACATTAAAATTCGTACCCCAGGTGAGGTCCCGAGTTGAAGATATTTTTGACAAAGAAAATATTGAAATTCTGAACACAGGTGAACTGATTGTGACTGCACAATTTCCAGAGAAGGAATGGTATTTCGCATTGATATTCAGTTTTGGCGAACACGTCGAAGTGTTAGGTCCTGAAAGGGTACGCCAAGCTGTTGCATCTAGAATAAAATCGATGCATGAAAAATATCAATAA
- a CDS encoding YdeI/OmpD-associated family protein, producing the protein MGDVIFFNNQEEFNDWLEEHHAEASEIWVGYFRISTGRASLTWSASVDAALCFGWVDGIRKTIDKQSYKIRFTPRKVNSVWSAVNVKKVKALIQLGKMRPEGMHVFNNRTDAQGYSSEQRNVELAKEYEEQIKANQTAWLFFTNLAPSYKRDSIWWVMSAKKEETRLRRLGILIASSEEGLKIPTLQKK; encoded by the coding sequence ATGGGAGATGTAATTTTTTTCAACAACCAAGAAGAGTTTAACGATTGGTTAGAAGAACATCATGCTGAAGCTAGTGAAATTTGGGTGGGGTATTTCAGGATAAGTACAGGGCGTGCAAGCCTTACTTGGTCTGCATCAGTAGATGCCGCTCTTTGTTTTGGGTGGGTTGACGGTATACGAAAAACCATTGATAAACAAAGCTATAAGATTCGCTTTACTCCGCGCAAAGTAAATAGTGTATGGAGTGCTGTGAACGTAAAGAAGGTAAAAGCACTAATACAGCTTGGAAAGATGAGACCAGAAGGAATGCACGTCTTTAACAACAGAACCGATGCACAAGGCTATTCCTCTGAACAAAGAAACGTGGAACTTGCCAAAGAATATGAAGAACAAATCAAGGCAAATCAAACAGCCTGGCTATTCTTCACTAATTTAGCACCATCCTATAAAAGAGATTCTATCTGGTGGGTAATGAGCGCCAAGAAAGAAGAAACACGATTAAGAAGGCTTGGAATATTGATCGCTTCATCTGAAGAAGGGCTAAAAATTCCAACATTGCAAAAAAAATAA
- a CDS encoding HBL/NHE enterotoxin family protein, translating into MNKHTKRVFFLVLAIILGFGTISPSFSVSAIEIPHLEEDVISLRGLSEGLREMATSFAVAEAYARTATQNTQIVFGEIQKISLKAGLVQPLETHLNDINAASRKWLDDIKPKMKQVNQDIISWTNTQTAFITPLRTALANNDQSTFIQGVHFLQVQAERFQTDIDGLLNVLISHRGTLEDIVGKLTADFNRIKIEVEGEDDQLAILRSELETLNIELKNINKQLTGLSLGTAGAIGMGILGAAVSTVFLPVGAFMMFTGITAIGTQSVTMLVLSENRDKILRKIVDKTKNLSQTKFEYGVLSHIKDDTGIILENTHLVFNASENIKSQWSTMEVKLKNLVFKLMFDWDTHKVFIPAQLNSLETEAGQLNAFAKGLQLEYEFTIDTL; encoded by the coding sequence ATGAACAAGCATACAAAAAGGGTGTTTTTTCTTGTACTAGCTATCATATTAGGTTTTGGTACTATTAGTCCAAGTTTTAGTGTGTCTGCTATTGAAATCCCACATCTAGAAGAAGATGTTATAAGTCTTAGAGGATTATCTGAAGGTTTAAGGGAGATGGCAACTAGTTTCGCTGTAGCAGAGGCGTATGCAAGAACTGCTACTCAAAATACGCAGATCGTGTTTGGTGAAATTCAAAAAATTTCTCTTAAAGCAGGATTAGTTCAACCCTTGGAAACTCATCTCAATGATATTAATGCAGCTTCGAGAAAATGGCTAGATGATATAAAACCAAAAATGAAACAAGTAAATCAAGATATTATTAGTTGGACTAACACGCAGACAGCTTTTATTACTCCACTGAGAACTGCTTTAGCAAATAACGATCAGTCTACTTTTATACAAGGAGTCCATTTTTTGCAAGTTCAGGCAGAACGCTTTCAAACAGATATCGATGGTTTATTAAATGTGCTAATCTCTCATAGAGGGACACTTGAAGATATTGTAGGCAAACTAACAGCAGATTTTAATAGAATAAAAATAGAAGTGGAAGGGGAAGATGATCAATTAGCAATATTAAGAAGTGAATTAGAGACTTTAAATATCGAACTTAAAAATATAAATAAACAACTTACTGGTCTTTCTCTCGGAACAGCCGGGGCAATAGGTATGGGTATATTAGGTGCGGCTGTCTCGACTGTATTCCTTCCAGTTGGAGCATTTATGATGTTTACTGGTATAACTGCAATTGGGACTCAGTCAGTAACTATGCTAGTATTATCAGAAAATAGGGATAAAATATTAAGAAAAATCGTCGATAAGACTAAAAATCTAAGCCAAACAAAATTTGAATATGGGGTTTTATCACACATTAAGGATGACACAGGTATCATACTAGAAAACACACATCTGGTATTTAATGCTTCTGAAAACATAAAAAGCCAATGGTCAACTATGGAGGTGAAATTAAAAAACCTCGTGTTTAAGCTGATGTTTGATTGGGATACCCATAAAGTCTTTATACCAGCTCAATTAAATAGTTTAGAAACAGAAGCAGGTCAACTTAATGCGTTCGCAAAAGGTCTGCAGTTAGAATATGAATTTACAATAGATACCCTTTAA
- a CDS encoding HBL/NHE enterotoxin family protein, whose amino-acid sequence MIVKKARQILITGLISIMIANIFFIPNHAQASEEISNVQNNLIQSIQSLEKDLREFGQQQIMITQSALELLKQPDISIKNYKNLTILQNSLKSNARNWLDGIKPQNIQVVQNVISFNNVVNSFYEPLVTLSRKANDDPESKKQLISGLTLILDEVKLIQNHTNTTLLNTKFANASINRKHTEFSNAVSKARGELTNGGSRLQALKSELDELKEERVDLIFSLSGATVGAVGAGLSLVLVAATVSGPGFLILGLIGGLAVLIGSTTALVVLSKQLHEKNKDIASKAKKIAQINSDVSVLDITVISMDQFANKVDETPIQNVNNTLNSIKDELQNTITQIQVTKSINSDFLVNLFTQLRDSMNQVSNQAETIHSYNQLPVIKVDLDKELYDQIK is encoded by the coding sequence ATGATAGTGAAGAAAGCAAGGCAAATTTTAATTACAGGTTTAATTTCGATTATGATCGCTAATATTTTCTTTATTCCAAATCATGCACAAGCATCGGAAGAGATTTCCAATGTTCAAAATAATTTGATTCAGTCTATTCAAAGTTTAGAAAAGGATTTAAGGGAATTTGGACAACAACAAATTATGATTACTCAAAGTGCCCTTGAACTATTAAAACAACCAGATATATCTATTAAAAATTATAAAAATTTAACAATTTTGCAAAATTCATTGAAAAGTAATGCTAGAAATTGGCTAGATGGTATAAAACCACAGAATATTCAAGTCGTTCAGAATGTCATTTCTTTCAACAATGTAGTAAATTCGTTTTATGAACCACTTGTGACATTATCCCGTAAAGCTAATGATGATCCTGAAAGTAAAAAGCAACTTATTTCAGGACTAACCCTTATACTTGACGAAGTGAAGCTCATACAAAATCATACAAATACGACTTTATTGAATACAAAATTCGCAAACGCTTCCATTAACAGAAAACATACAGAGTTTTCTAATGCTGTTTCGAAAGCAAGAGGTGAACTTACAAACGGAGGAAGTAGGTTACAAGCGTTAAAAAGTGAACTTGATGAATTAAAAGAAGAAAGAGTCGATCTAATTTTTTCCTTATCAGGTGCTACTGTAGGTGCAGTAGGAGCAGGGCTTAGCTTAGTCTTAGTAGCAGCTACCGTTTCAGGACCTGGCTTCCTGATTTTAGGTCTTATTGGAGGATTAGCTGTTCTTATAGGTTCAACAACTGCGTTAGTAGTGCTAAGTAAGCAATTACATGAAAAAAACAAAGATATTGCGTCTAAGGCAAAGAAAATTGCCCAGATCAATTCTGATGTATCTGTTTTGGATATCACTGTAATTTCGATGGACCAGTTTGCAAACAAAGTAGATGAGACCCCCATTCAAAATGTGAATAACACATTAAATTCAATTAAGGATGAATTACAAAATACAATTACTCAAATTCAAGTGACTAAATCTATTAATAGTGACTTTTTGGTAAATTTATTTACACAACTTAGAGATTCTATGAATCAAGTTTCAAATCAGGCAGAGACTATTCATTCCTATAATCAATTGCCTGTAATAAAGGTAGATCTAGATAAAGAACTTTACGATCAAATAAAGTGA